In Papaver somniferum cultivar HN1 chromosome 1, ASM357369v1, whole genome shotgun sequence, a genomic segment contains:
- the LOC113302997 gene encoding uncharacterized protein LOC113302997: MAASSSRQIFRSIPHSSPSHCLKTFLRFETTSSSSSPSLVTTKPSSSSHHKHEQEYSEPCNFLGSWKAPKDPKEAQAKLGLLRRDYAKQVRELRKDYFNEMELQRQEKQLKDEAKKEAIRIAKQERKAAKAAMSKARAAERQVFEEEFRQTLMKERAQNLDSWRLKERAREEKKLEKVKELRKQSSVWIEEADMEKKILEAIVDSNTL, from the exons ATGGCGGCATCTTCTTCTCGTCAGATCTTCCGTTCCATTCCCCACTCATCCCCATCCCATTGTCTCAAAACCTTCCTCCGATTTGAAACCACTTCATCCTCATCATCCCCttcattagtaacaacaaaaccttcttcttcttctcatcataAACATGAACAAGAATATTCAGAACCGTGTAATTTCTTAGGAAGTTGGAAGGCACCAAAAGACCCAAAAGAGGCACAAGCAAAATTAGGGCTATTAAGAAGAGATTATGCAAAACAAGTTAGAGAACTAAGAAAGGATTATTTCAATGAAATGGAATTACAAAGACAAGAGAAACAACTTAAAGATGAAGCTAAAAAAGAAGCAATTCGTATTGCTAAACAAGAACGTAAAGCTGCTAAAGCTGCAATGTCTAAAGCTAGAGCTGCTGAGAGACAGGTTTTTGAAGAGGAATTTCGTCAAACCCTA ATGAAAGAGCGAGCTCAAAATCTTGATAGCTGGAGACTGAAAGAGAGAGCGAGAGAGGAAAAGAAGCTTGAAAAGGTGAAAGAACTGCGCAAGCAGAGTTCTGTGTGGATTGAGGAAGCTGATATGGAGAAAAAGATCCTCGAGGCTATTGTTGACAGTAATACTCTCTAA